Below is a genomic region from Hyphomicrobium nitrativorans NL23.
CCGACGGGGATGTGCTCCACTTCCGCTTCGCGAATTAGTCTCGTAGAGCGTCCGATCCGATGGAATCGGACGCTCTACGTTTTCGATGAGACCATGATCGCTTCAGGCTGATAGGGCCTGAAGCGATCATGGTCTCTTTCGTCAGACCGATGATTCACGCTTCAGGCTGATAGGGCCTGAAGCGATCATGGTCTATACTCCCCGCTTCCCGGCAGAGGAGTGTCGCGTGTCGTTTCGATCCCCGTTCACAGCAGTCGCTCTCTTTTGCGCACTCGCGGCGGGTGCCGTCGTCAGCGCACCTGCGAACACGGCGCATCCGCCCGAAGTGCTCTATTTTCCGACGCCGCAAGCGGCCGTCGACGTCATGCTGGAGATGGCGGATCTCAAAGAGGGCGATGTGCTCATCGATCTCGGATCGGGGGACGGTCGCATCCCCATTACGGCGGCCAAGCGCTACGGCATCCGGGCGGAAGGCGTGGACATCAATCCAGACCTGGTCGCGAAGGCCACCGAGAATGCCGAGCAAGCCGGCGTCGCCGACAAGGTCGTGTTCAAGGAGCAGGACCTGTTCGAGACGGAGCTTGGCGACGCGACGGTGATCACGCTGTTCCTGCTCACGTCCATCAATTTGAAGCTGCGTCCCGAGCTGTTGAAGCTCGCGCCCGGTACGCGCATCCTCTCCTACAATTTCGGCATGGGCGAGTGGACGCCGGACAGGACGGAGATCGTCGAGGGCCGGGCCGTGCATCTGTGGGTGGTCCCGGACAAGGCGCCGGAGTTCAAACCCATCGGGCCTTGAGCGATCTGCCGGCCGTGAGGGACATGGAGCGTTTTCCGATCATCGGATCGGAAAACGCTCCATCTCTTTAGTTAGACCGGGCTCAGGACTTCGTGAGCGCGCCCGCGAGCTTCTGCGAGACGAGGCCGAACACCGCGCCGACCACCATCGACGAAGCGATGACGATTGCCGGGTTCGACAAGTCGGGACGCGTCAACGCGAACGCGGTGTTCGTGAGCAGCGTGAACGCGACCGTCGAAGCAAAGCCGTAGACCTGAGCCGGAATGGCGGAGAACGGCGAGATTTTTGCGCCGAGGATCATCAGCGCAACACCAATCGCAACGCAAATGGCGGCCCAGAGGGGAAGCCCGAGTGTGCTCCCGTATCCCGTCTGCGTAATCGCGATGAGCGTGATCGCGCCCCAGAGCACGCCCCACAGGTTTGCGAGAACGCTCGACGTGAAGCCGCTCGTGCCGCCGCCTGCATGATAGAAGCTGGCCCAGGCGATGAAGGCGGCCCAGATCTGAAGGCCGAAGCCGAACGGTGACAGGAAAAGGTAGGTCGCAACACCGCCAAGCAGGCCGATGCTGACCGCAAGTGCCGTGATAAGGTCCATGGAAGTCTCCCCTGTTGCGGCCGATCGGTTCTTCGACGTCTTCCGGCCGTGTACGGAGGCTACTGCACAAACATGAGGCATATTCGCCACATGCTGACTCTTTATGATGGGCGCAATCACGGCAGGCCGCAGCCAACGCTCTTAGCTCTTTGAATGAAACGCGTTTTCTTACGGGAGGTGCTCAATGATCACGCGGATGTTTATGGTGTGGTTCGCTCTCGTGCTCGGAGGCCTTGCGGCGCACGCGACAGACAAAGGCGGTGCGGCGGGCTCCGTGCTGAGCCTCGACGACTGCCGCGCCATCTGGAATCTGGCCGCGGGGCGGAGCGATCTCGGACGGGACCAGGCCCAACCCTACGTGCCGGACTTCGCCGCCGTCGATGTCAACGGCGACGGCAAGATTACGAACGCAGAGTTCCGGGCAGGTTGCGAGACGGGCCTCGTGCACAAGGCCCGGCGCGCCGACTGAGGGCGCTTGCGCGGTCCGTTCAAATTCTCTGGATGAGCCAGTCGGCGAGCGGCGGGGGAAGCGCGCGCTTCGCGGCAGCGGCGATATACGTCGGCACCGTCACCTTGTAGCGCCGCTTGGGCCGCGCGCTTTCGACTGCGTGGACGAGCTTCCAGGCCACCGCTTCCGGCTCCAGCTTGAATGTGGACTTTCCGCCCTGCTCCATCGCGGCAAGGCGCCGGACGTACGTCTCGCGATGAGGCGAACCCTCGATATCGACGCTCGCGCGAAAGTTTGCGAGCGCGGTTGGGACGAAGCACGTGCGGATCGGCCCCGGCTGAATAACGGAGACGCGGATGCCGCTGCCCGTAAGCTCGTAACGCAAGGCATCGCTGAGCGCTTCGAGCGCATACTTCGACGCGCAGTAGGCGCCGCGATAGGGCACCGACACGAAACCCAGCACCGACGAGCATTGCACGATACGGCCTTCGCCTTCAGCGCGCATGGCCGGGATGAGGCGCCGCGTGAGATCGTGCGTGCCGATCACGTTGACCTCGATCTGGCGCCGCAAGCACTCGGGCGTTATGTCCTCGACCGCGCCGACCTGACCGTAAGCGCCGTTGTTGAACAGCGCCGTCAGGCGGCCGTCCGTGATGCGCAACGCCTCGTCCGCAGCCTGGGAAATGGAGACCGGATCCGCAAGATCGAGCGCAATGGGCGTGACGCCCACGTCGCGTTCGAGCATCGCGAGATCCTCCGCTTTGCGGGCCGTCGCAAGCACGCGCCAGCCGCGCTCCTTCATGAGACGCGCGGAGGCGAGGCCGATACCGGACGAGCAGCCGGTGATGAGGATCGAACGGGTCATGCTCCCGCATTTAACGGGAGCGGCCGGGAAAGGAAAGCACGGCTATTGCGGCGGGCCTTGAAAATAGAAATAGAGCGTATCGAGAAAGCTCGCGCCTTGAGGTGTGAACACGAGCGCCGACGGCTTCCCTTCGCATTTGATCTCTGCACCCTTTTCCGCATCGAAAGAGAGGAAGATGCCGTTCACGCGGAAGGCATTGGCGGGCGCTGCAAACGTGCAGCCTTTCTTTTCGAAGATCTCGCGCACGTGCTCCTGCAGCGCGGGGCCGGGCGCACCGGGCTGCTCGGGATTTGAAATCGCATCGATCACCGGCTTCGCGCCGTGTTTACAGACCATGTAGCGATCGTGCTGGAACTCGCAGTGGGAGAGCCACGTGCGGCCAGGGTCCGCCTCGAAAACCTCGGCACCCGGAAGTCCGTCTTCATACGCGTGGACGGGCGAGAGAAGGGACGCAAGGCATAGCAGTGAAGCGGCAGCAATCGAGGCGTGAACTGATTTCATTTCGGGTTCCGAATAAGGATTGATCGGGGGACGATTAATGCAACGTTCAGACTGCCATCCTACGTTTCACATCATTGATACGTTTGCTGTTTATCTGTCTACGAATGATATCCGTCATGATGAATACCTTTGGGCCATCGCACTTCATCCGCACGCTGATTTCTTTCCGCGTCCCTGCCCGCGCCTTGTGCGTGCGCTTCCTCGAACGTGGGGACGGAAGCGTGGCGATTCCGTTTGCGGCGTCGTTGCTCGGTCTCCTGCTCTTCATCGGCCTGGCCATCGATGCCGGCGGCGCCTACAGCACGAAAGCCAAGATCGACGCCATTACAGATTCCGCTTCGCTCGCGGGTGTGTCAACGGCCCGGCTGGCGCTTCTCGACGGCGGCCCGGGCGGTGGCAATGCCGAAACGGCCCTCGCATCTGCGAAGGACCGCGCTTCCAATTTCTTCGCCGTTCAGATGGCCGGCCTTTCGGGCATCGATGGGGCGGCGAACGTCTCGGTGACCTTCGATAACGGTCAGATTACGTCCTCCGTCACCTATACGGCGACCTTTCGCCCCCACCTGCTGCCCCTTTTCGGCTTCAACGAAATGACCATCAACGGACATGCCGTCGCCTCGTCCGCGATCCTGCCCTTTATGGAAGTCACGCTTCTCATCGACACGTCCGGCTCCATGGCCATCGGGGCCGATGCCCGCGAACAGGCGTTGCTGAAGAGCCAGATCGGCTGCGCGTTCGCCTGCCACGATAACGCACCCGTAAAAGGTTACGCGAATTCCTATCTTTACGCGAAGGCCATGGGCATCACGCTGCGCTACGATGCGATCAATGCCGGCATCAAGAAGATGATCGACGAGTTCGACGAACTCGATCCGGACGCAAAATCGATTCAGGCTTCGATCTGGTCTTTCGATACCTACTACAACCGCAAGCAAACGATGACAGCGAGCCGGTCTCAGCTTCGCTGGAACCTGCCTGCCGCGCCCGCCATGTCGGGCAAGACAGAAGGCGCGACGAAATTCAACGAGGGTATCGGCTCCGTCCTCTCGGCCATCGGACAGGGCGGAAGCGGCGCGACCGCGGCAAGCCCCATGAAGCTCGTCATTCTCGCAACCGACGGCGTGCAGGACCCGGGCCGCTTCTGGGTCGATCAGCCGTCGTACCGTTCCGAGGTCGCGCCCATCAATATGTCGTTCTGCGAGACGCTGAAGAGCCGGAACATCCGCGTGGGCATTCTGCACACGCCTTATATCCCGATGCCGGACGACTGGGGCTACATGGCGACGCTCGGCCAGCCGAGTCAACTCGGCAACCCCGGCACACGCGCGGACGATGTCTCGCGGGTGCTGAAATCCTGCGCGGGCGACCTCTACTTCGAGGCCGACAGCAGCAGCAAGATTGCCGAGGGATTCGTCAAGATCCTCCGCTCGGCAAACACGCCACGTCTCGTGATGTAGCCGCCGCCCACACTCCTACTTGTCTTCGAGCAGACGGCGCGCGATGACCTGCGCCTGGATTTCGGCCGCGCCCTCGAAGATGTTCAAGATGCGCGCGTCGCACAGCACGCGGCTCACGGGGTATTCAAGCGCAAAGCCGTTGCCGCCGTGGATCTGGAGCGCGTTGTCCGCGTTGGCCCACGCGACGCGGGCGCCCAAGAGCTTGGCCATGCCGGCTTCGAGATCGCAGCGGTGTCCCTCGTCCTTCTCGCGAGCCGCGAAATAGGAGAGCTGGCGCGCGATCATGGTCTCGACCGCCATCATCACGACCTTGTTCGCCACGCGCGGGAACTTGTAGATCGGCTTGCCGAACTGGTTGCGCTCAAGCGCGTACTTAAGCGCGAGGTCCATCGCGCACTGGGCGACGCCGACTGCGCGGGCGGCCGTCTGGATGCGCGCGCCTTCGAAGGTGTTCATGAGCTGCTTGAAGCCCTGCCCCTCGACGCCGCCGAGCAGGTTTTCGGTCGGCACTTCGAACGCGTCGAAAGAAA
It encodes:
- a CDS encoding EF-hand domain-containing protein, with product MITRMFMVWFALVLGGLAAHATDKGGAAGSVLSLDDCRAIWNLAAGRSDLGRDQAQPYVPDFAAVDVNGDGKITNAEFRAGCETGLVHKARRAD
- a CDS encoding DUF1097 domain-containing protein, whose protein sequence is MDLITALAVSIGLLGGVATYLFLSPFGFGLQIWAAFIAWASFYHAGGGTSGFTSSVLANLWGVLWGAITLIAITQTGYGSTLGLPLWAAICVAIGVALMILGAKISPFSAIPAQVYGFASTVAFTLLTNTAFALTRPDLSNPAIVIASSMVVGAVFGLVSQKLAGALTKS
- a CDS encoding SAM-dependent methyltransferase, with product MSFRSPFTAVALFCALAAGAVVSAPANTAHPPEVLYFPTPQAAVDVMLEMADLKEGDVLIDLGSGDGRIPITAAKRYGIRAEGVDINPDLVAKATENAEQAGVADKVVFKEQDLFETELGDATVITLFLLTSINLKLRPELLKLAPGTRILSYNFGMGEWTPDRTEIVEGRAVHLWVVPDKAPEFKPIGP
- a CDS encoding SDR family NAD(P)-dependent oxidoreductase produces the protein MTRSILITGCSSGIGLASARLMKERGWRVLATARKAEDLAMLERDVGVTPIALDLADPVSISQAADEALRITDGRLTALFNNGAYGQVGAVEDITPECLRRQIEVNVIGTHDLTRRLIPAMRAEGEGRIVQCSSVLGFVSVPYRGAYCASKYALEALSDALRYELTGSGIRVSVIQPGPIRTCFVPTALANFRASVDIEGSPHRETYVRRLAAMEQGGKSTFKLEPEAVAWKLVHAVESARPKRRYKVTVPTYIAAAAKRALPPPLADWLIQRI
- a CDS encoding pilus assembly protein TadG-related protein — encoded protein: MMNTFGPSHFIRTLISFRVPARALCVRFLERGDGSVAIPFAASLLGLLLFIGLAIDAGGAYSTKAKIDAITDSASLAGVSTARLALLDGGPGGGNAETALASAKDRASNFFAVQMAGLSGIDGAANVSVTFDNGQITSSVTYTATFRPHLLPLFGFNEMTINGHAVASSAILPFMEVTLLIDTSGSMAIGADAREQALLKSQIGCAFACHDNAPVKGYANSYLYAKAMGITLRYDAINAGIKKMIDEFDELDPDAKSIQASIWSFDTYYNRKQTMTASRSQLRWNLPAAPAMSGKTEGATKFNEGIGSVLSAIGQGGSGATAASPMKLVILATDGVQDPGRFWVDQPSYRSEVAPINMSFCETLKSRNIRVGILHTPYIPMPDDWGYMATLGQPSQLGNPGTRADDVSRVLKSCAGDLYFEADSSSKIAEGFVKILRSANTPRLVM